From Pseudomonadota bacterium, a single genomic window includes:
- a CDS encoding PilZ domain-containing protein, producing MTQPTPGSTPRPEDRRVHQRHEVCVPVLVRLLDERGEQPISDPGFGVIRDVSAGGLRLDVLGELAQWLSGATPGAGQVELRFVPPELAALPPARGRVRWARPAQDGPGWVAGLQYGLGASQTRDELLVALVEYGAAPLRQGLLGPRLRKVLVAGLVACAFAAGAQLGNQRREVRQRRERRLERQVDALAEDHASCMQRVGAVWRRHDELRTQLDRCRGAAAAATAAPAAP from the coding sequence ATGACGCAGCCAACGCCAGGGTCGACGCCCCGGCCCGAGGACCGCCGCGTTCACCAGCGCCATGAGGTCTGCGTACCCGTGCTGGTGCGGCTGCTCGACGAGCGGGGCGAGCAGCCGATCAGTGATCCGGGCTTCGGCGTCATCCGCGATGTCTCCGCGGGGGGCCTGCGCCTCGACGTGTTGGGCGAGTTGGCGCAGTGGCTGAGCGGTGCCACGCCGGGCGCCGGTCAGGTCGAGCTCCGCTTCGTGCCGCCCGAGCTGGCCGCGCTTCCACCTGCGCGCGGGCGGGTGCGTTGGGCACGCCCCGCTCAAGATGGACCCGGCTGGGTCGCTGGGCTGCAGTACGGCCTCGGGGCGTCGCAGACGCGCGACGAGCTGCTCGTGGCGCTGGTCGAGTACGGCGCCGCGCCGCTGAGACAGGGTCTGCTGGGCCCACGCCTGCGCAAAGTTCTGGTCGCCGGGCTGGTGGCGTGCGCTTTCGCGGCCGGCGCGCAGCTTGGCAATCAGCGGCGAGAAGTCCGCCAGCGGCGAGAGCGTCGCCTGGAGCGGCAGGTCGATGCGCTCGCCGAGGACCATGCGAGCTGCATGCAGCGGGTCGGCGCGGTCTGGCGGCGCCATGACGAGCTGCGGACGCAGCTCGATCGCTGTCGAGGTGCCGCCGCGGCGGCGACGGCGGCCCCCGCTGCGCCTTGA
- a CDS encoding choice-of-anchor D domain-containing protein, producing the protein MRLSALRSFTLTALVATSACTALLDTEALNVEGVGDGGARDRGLRDGRARDAGVGGDRGVVADAGRDGAVPRAQLTLTAPSGAVLTEMNVTGPALTGTAIIFTLRNSGTAATAGVPAPTLSNGANFEVVANNCAAALAAGASCTLSVRPKATANGPYNSTLRVVSSTVSSNALTLGGTASGIVAAPVLNLSAATGATLDQMDVASPGPTGDAIIFTVRNTGSTAMASAVAIELGSPTHFLVEDNTCTTALADGATCTFSVRPTAAANASYESGLEVRVGTQVSNALNLSGTASGFAPALTLTPGTAQTGMNVTPAANPGAAVSFTVENTGTAPTAVIPTVVRAPVANFDVVNNTCTAVLVVGATCTFDLKPKATVNQLLDGTVEVTAGSGIRTASVKLGGTASGFAALSLAMTPATRTGMDVSGPATTGTAVTFTVVNNDPTTTAVAVAVAIVGNTASAFRVVDSATDCIGADLAPAATCTFQVEPTASANEALSATMTVGDATLGSNTVTLEGSASGF; encoded by the coding sequence ATGAGGCTCTCCGCCCTTCGTTCGTTCACGCTGACCGCGCTCGTCGCGACCTCCGCCTGTACAGCCCTGCTCGATACCGAAGCCCTCAACGTCGAGGGCGTTGGCGACGGTGGCGCGCGGGATCGCGGGCTGCGCGACGGCCGTGCGCGCGACGCCGGCGTCGGTGGCGACCGCGGCGTGGTCGCGGACGCCGGTCGCGATGGGGCCGTGCCCAGGGCGCAGCTCACGCTGACGGCACCCTCCGGCGCTGTGCTGACCGAGATGAACGTGACGGGGCCCGCGCTGACCGGCACGGCGATTATCTTTACGCTGCGTAATTCGGGCACAGCGGCCACCGCAGGGGTGCCGGCGCCCACGCTCTCCAATGGCGCGAACTTCGAGGTGGTGGCGAACAATTGCGCAGCGGCGCTCGCGGCCGGCGCGAGCTGCACGCTATCGGTGCGGCCGAAGGCCACCGCCAACGGTCCATATAACAGCACGCTGCGCGTGGTCTCGAGCACCGTCAGCTCGAACGCGCTGACCCTCGGCGGGACGGCCAGCGGTATTGTCGCCGCTCCGGTGCTCAACCTCAGCGCGGCGACCGGCGCAACTCTCGACCAGATGGACGTCGCTTCGCCTGGTCCCACAGGCGACGCCATCATCTTCACCGTGCGCAACACCGGCAGCACGGCGATGGCGTCGGCCGTGGCGATCGAGCTCGGCAGCCCGACGCACTTCCTCGTCGAGGACAATACCTGCACCACCGCGCTGGCTGACGGCGCGACCTGCACCTTCTCCGTGCGTCCCACGGCAGCGGCCAACGCCAGCTACGAATCGGGGTTGGAGGTCAGGGTGGGCACCCAGGTTTCGAATGCCCTGAATCTCAGCGGGACGGCCAGCGGCTTCGCCCCGGCCTTGACCCTGACCCCGGGGACCGCGCAGACGGGGATGAACGTGACGCCCGCGGCGAACCCCGGCGCGGCCGTGTCCTTCACCGTCGAGAATACGGGCACCGCTCCGACCGCGGTGATTCCGACGGTGGTGCGCGCCCCTGTGGCGAACTTCGACGTCGTCAACAATACCTGCACCGCGGTGCTGGTGGTGGGTGCCACTTGCACCTTCGACCTGAAGCCGAAGGCGACCGTGAATCAGCTCCTCGACGGCACTGTGGAGGTCACCGCCGGGTCGGGCATCCGCACGGCGAGCGTCAAGCTCGGCGGGACGGCCAGCGGCTTTGCGGCGCTCTCGCTGGCCATGACGCCGGCCACGCGCACGGGGATGGATGTTTCAGGCCCCGCGACGACGGGCACCGCCGTGACCTTCACGGTCGTCAACAACGATCCGACCACGACCGCGGTGGCGGTCGCCGTGGCCATTGTCGGCAACACCGCGAGCGCGTTTCGGGTGGTAGACAGCGCGACCGATTGCATCGGCGCTGATCTGGCCCCGGCGGCGACCTGCACCTTCCAGGTCGAGCCGACGGCGAGTGCCAATGAAGCGCTGAGCGCGACGATGACCGTCGGTGACGCGACGCTCGGCTCCAACACCGTGACGCTCGAGGGCAGCGCGAGCGGCTTCTAG
- a CDS encoding glutamate--tRNA ligase, producing the protein MAADRVRVRIAPSPTGDPHVGTAYVALFNYAFAKHYGGDFILRIEDTDRARSSRASEEAILRSLRWLGLRWDEGPDVGGPCGPYRQSERAAIYREHAELLLERGHAYRCFCSAERLERLRERQRAAKTPPGYDGHCRDLSADEVTAQLAGEAPHVVRLKMPRVGEALFEDQLRGLIRMPLANSDDQVLLKSDGLPTYHLANVVDDHLMGISHVVRAEEWIPSVPKHLRLYEAFGWEPPRMVHLPLLRNNDKNKSKISKRRNPVSLDYYREAGILPQAMVNFLGLMGWSFGGDQEKFTLEEMIGRFDLAPGSVGLTGPVFDLEKLSWLNGLYLRELSDEQLVDQLMAWRLNREYFLRLAPLVRERMRRLDEFVPLTEFFFSGDLDLSLVGKQLVPKKRDARETAVVIDALADELDGVRDWAPEALETLLRGCCEGLQWTSREVFMIVRIAVSGRAASPPLFDTMVAVGRDLCRRRLRQAAVWLRAQPIAPAVPVGPREAG; encoded by the coding sequence ATGGCAGCCGATCGCGTTCGGGTGCGGATCGCACCCAGCCCCACGGGAGATCCCCACGTGGGCACGGCCTACGTCGCGCTCTTCAACTACGCCTTCGCCAAGCATTACGGCGGAGATTTCATCCTGCGCATCGAGGACACGGACCGCGCGCGATCGAGCCGAGCGTCGGAGGAGGCGATCCTGCGCAGCCTGCGCTGGCTCGGGCTGCGCTGGGATGAGGGCCCCGATGTCGGCGGTCCCTGTGGCCCCTATCGCCAGTCCGAGCGCGCGGCGATCTACCGCGAGCATGCCGAGCTGCTGCTCGAGCGCGGCCACGCCTATCGCTGCTTCTGCTCAGCCGAGCGACTCGAGCGCCTGCGAGAACGGCAGCGCGCTGCCAAGACGCCGCCCGGCTATGATGGCCATTGCCGCGACCTGAGCGCCGACGAGGTGACCGCCCAGCTCGCCGGCGAGGCCCCTCACGTCGTGCGTCTCAAGATGCCGCGCGTCGGCGAGGCGCTCTTCGAAGACCAGCTCCGCGGCCTGATCCGCATGCCGCTCGCGAATAGCGACGATCAGGTACTCCTCAAGAGCGACGGGCTGCCGACCTACCATCTGGCCAACGTCGTCGACGATCACCTGATGGGTATTTCGCACGTCGTTCGCGCGGAGGAGTGGATTCCCTCCGTGCCGAAGCACCTGCGGCTCTACGAGGCCTTCGGCTGGGAGCCGCCGCGGATGGTGCACCTGCCGCTGCTGCGCAACAACGACAAGAACAAGAGCAAGATCTCCAAGCGCCGCAATCCGGTCAGCCTAGATTACTACCGCGAGGCCGGCATCTTGCCGCAGGCAATGGTGAACTTCCTTGGACTGATGGGGTGGTCGTTCGGCGGCGATCAGGAGAAGTTCACGCTCGAGGAGATGATCGGCCGCTTCGACCTCGCGCCGGGCAGCGTCGGGCTGACCGGGCCCGTCTTCGACCTCGAGAAGCTCTCCTGGCTCAACGGGCTCTATCTGCGCGAGCTGAGCGATGAGCAGCTCGTCGACCAGCTGATGGCGTGGCGTCTCAATCGCGAGTACTTCCTGCGGCTCGCGCCGCTGGTGCGCGAGCGGATGCGCCGCCTCGACGAATTCGTGCCGCTAACCGAGTTCTTCTTCAGCGGTGACCTCGACCTCAGCCTCGTCGGCAAGCAGCTCGTGCCGAAGAAGCGCGACGCTCGCGAAACGGCGGTGGTGATCGACGCGCTTGCGGACGAGCTCGACGGCGTGCGCGACTGGGCGCCCGAGGCGCTAGAGACGCTCTTGCGCGGCTGCTGCGAAGGGCTGCAATGGACCTCCCGTGAGGTCTTCATGATCGTGCGCATCGCCGTCAGCGGCCGCGCGGCCTCCCCGCCGCTCTTCGATACGATGGTCGCGGTGGGTAGAGACCTCTGTCGGCGCCGATTGCGGCAGGCCGCGGTCTGGCTGCGCGCCCAGCCGATCGCCCCAGCGGTACCCGTGGGGCCGCGCGAAGCGGGCTGA
- a CDS encoding CPBP family intramembrane metalloprotease, with protein sequence MLEALRQAGVSRVQLAALLAYHLGVNVVLHLHQPVGAGLLVLGFVLFARPLGRLLEHALVASWRVLDAEAAAERAVDPAGSFDRQPIVVLTTAAIVLTLIEYYGTRGAFVDFVGRFLPTLRLHRHWELYGYAYWSGFRLCAYTIFPWLAIHTLLGGQGVRLRDCGLEWRGVTRHLWLYAALFVFILPPVVVASFTRPFQHTYPFYDLAARSWGDFLAWELLYATQFFALELFFRGFMVHRLKRALGSHAIFAMALPYCMIHYNKPIAEVLGAVVAGTVLGTLSLRTRSIWCGWLIHVSVAVTMDLLALLHKTGWPGNPQFVG encoded by the coding sequence ATGCTCGAGGCGCTACGACAGGCGGGAGTGTCGCGGGTTCAGCTCGCCGCGCTGCTGGCCTACCACCTGGGCGTCAATGTCGTGCTGCATCTGCACCAGCCCGTCGGCGCCGGGCTGCTGGTGCTCGGCTTCGTGCTCTTTGCGCGCCCGCTCGGGCGCCTGCTCGAGCATGCGCTGGTCGCGAGTTGGCGCGTGCTCGACGCCGAGGCCGCGGCGGAGCGTGCCGTGGACCCTGCCGGCAGCTTCGACCGCCAGCCGATCGTCGTGCTGACCACCGCGGCGATCGTTCTGACCCTCATCGAGTACTACGGCACGCGTGGGGCGTTCGTCGACTTCGTCGGGCGCTTCCTGCCCACGCTGCGCCTGCACCGCCACTGGGAGCTCTACGGCTATGCCTATTGGTCGGGCTTCCGCCTCTGCGCCTACACGATCTTCCCATGGCTCGCGATTCACACGCTGTTGGGTGGCCAGGGCGTCCGTTTGCGGGATTGCGGGTTGGAGTGGCGTGGAGTGACCCGGCACCTCTGGCTCTACGCTGCGCTCTTCGTCTTTATTCTTCCCCCGGTGGTGGTCGCTTCCTTTACCCGGCCCTTTCAGCACACCTACCCCTTCTACGACCTGGCCGCCCGGAGCTGGGGCGACTTCCTCGCTTGGGAGCTGCTCTACGCGACGCAGTTCTTCGCGCTCGAGCTCTTCTTCCGTGGGTTCATGGTCCACCGGCTCAAGCGGGCGCTCGGTTCCCACGCGATCTTCGCGATGGCGCTGCCCTACTGCATGATCCACTACAACAAGCCGATCGCCGAGGTGCTCGGCGCCGTGGTCGCTGGCACCGTGCTTGGGACCCTCAGTCTGCGCACCCGATCGATCTGGTGCGGCTGGTTGATCCACGTCAGCGTCGCCGTGACGATGGACCTACTGGCCCTGCTCCACAAGACAGGCTGGCCAGGAAACCCGCAGTTCGTCGGATAG
- a CDS encoding glycosyltransferase yields the protein MSGLQLGLIIAYLSVLLALAFFGFHRTLLVWLFYRHKKRVAVPLREFADHELPRVTVQCPLFNEMYVAERLLEAVAAMDYPRDRIEIQVLDDSTDETQGICRRKVDELRARGFDAKYLHRDDRTGFKAGALENGLLTASGELALVFDADFIPAPDTLRAMVHHFSDEKVGMVQARWGHVNRDYSTLTEVEALMLDGHFVIEHTARHRSGRFFNFNGTAGMWRISTIHDAGGWQHDTLTEDMDLSYRAQLKGWQFVYLPNVVSPAELPVEMNSFKSQQFRWAKGSIQVAKKLLPQIMRADLSPQIKLEAFFHLANNLAYPLLLLLSLLLLPNLAVRTSHGWREVLLIDLPLFFGTTVSMVGFYVVSQRELGGPPSGGWWRFVLRLPLMLSVGIGLCINQTRAVLEALFGRETEFVRTPKHGLCMRSESWAGKRYRAAKTLIPYFELLMAAYLGCAMIVALAYGHYLSLPFLLLFFVGFGYVGSLSVYQRR from the coding sequence ATGAGTGGGCTTCAGCTCGGTTTGATCATTGCGTACCTGTCGGTGCTGCTGGCGCTGGCCTTCTTCGGCTTTCACCGCACCTTGCTCGTCTGGCTCTTCTATCGTCATAAGAAGCGCGTCGCCGTGCCGCTGCGCGAGTTCGCGGACCACGAGCTGCCGCGGGTGACCGTGCAGTGCCCCCTCTTCAATGAGATGTACGTGGCCGAGCGGTTGCTCGAGGCCGTTGCCGCGATGGACTACCCCCGCGATCGGATCGAGATCCAGGTGCTGGACGATTCCACCGACGAGACGCAGGGGATCTGCCGGCGCAAGGTCGATGAGCTTCGCGCCCGCGGCTTCGACGCCAAATACCTCCATCGCGACGACCGCACGGGCTTCAAGGCGGGTGCGCTGGAGAATGGCCTGCTGACGGCGTCCGGTGAGCTGGCGCTCGTCTTCGACGCGGATTTCATTCCTGCGCCCGACACCCTGAGGGCCATGGTCCACCACTTCTCGGACGAGAAGGTGGGCATGGTCCAGGCCCGCTGGGGACACGTCAATCGTGACTACTCCACGCTGACCGAGGTCGAGGCGCTCATGCTCGACGGTCACTTCGTCATCGAGCATACGGCGCGCCACCGCTCGGGCCGCTTCTTCAACTTCAACGGCACCGCCGGCATGTGGCGCATTTCCACCATCCACGACGCCGGTGGCTGGCAGCATGACACGCTGACCGAGGACATGGACCTCTCCTACCGCGCGCAGCTCAAGGGCTGGCAGTTCGTCTACTTGCCCAACGTGGTCTCGCCGGCCGAGCTGCCGGTGGAGATGAACTCCTTCAAGTCGCAGCAGTTCCGCTGGGCCAAGGGCTCGATCCAGGTCGCCAAGAAGCTGCTGCCGCAGATCATGCGCGCGGACCTCTCGCCGCAGATCAAGCTCGAGGCTTTCTTCCATCTGGCCAACAACCTGGCCTATCCGCTGCTGCTGCTGCTCTCGCTGCTGCTGCTGCCGAATCTGGCGGTGCGGACCTCGCACGGCTGGCGCGAGGTGCTGCTGATCGACCTCCCGCTCTTCTTCGGGACGACCGTCAGCATGGTCGGCTTCTACGTCGTGTCGCAACGTGAGCTCGGTGGACCACCCTCGGGCGGCTGGTGGCGCTTCGTCCTGCGTCTGCCCTTGATGCTCTCGGTCGGCATCGGGCTCTGCATCAATCAGACGCGCGCCGTGCTCGAGGCGCTCTTCGGTCGCGAGACGGAGTTTGTGCGCACGCCGAAGCATGGCCTCTGCATGCGCAGCGAGAGCTGGGCGGGAAAGCGCTACCGCGCGGCGAAGACGCTGATCCCCTACTTCGAGCTGCTGATGGCGGCCTACCTCGGCTGCGCGATGATCGTGGCGTTGGCCTACGGCCACTATCTCTCGCTGCCCTTCCTGCTGCTCTTCTTCGTCGGCTTCGGCTATGTTGGTTCGCTGAGCGTTTACCAGCGGCGCTGA
- a CDS encoding transposase: MAYRQWTVSLPWRIHWQVGTNTKLLSAALSVVLRSLFAWQRRVARRVGIAQPLCGSVTFIHRFNSQLLLSPHFHALVPDGVFSVDEGGALGFAQLPPPRDDEVEALLRRIGDRIEALVQQQCADAIDDDDPDALQHSRRPPSRLVAIHGRPTRHPSRRPGLAALRSTATRCTPTLQWPPRIGVACVGCSATVRDRRWLPAVSRC; encoded by the coding sequence GTGGCCTACCGGCAGTGGACAGTGTCGCTGCCGTGGCGCATCCACTGGCAGGTGGGCACCAACACCAAGCTGCTCAGCGCGGCGTTGTCGGTGGTGTTACGCAGTCTGTTTGCCTGGCAACGGCGTGTGGCGCGGCGGGTCGGTATCGCCCAGCCTCTGTGTGGATCGGTGACCTTCATCCATCGGTTCAATTCACAGCTGCTTCTGTCCCCACACTTTCACGCGCTGGTGCCCGATGGCGTGTTCTCCGTCGACGAGGGTGGGGCGCTGGGTTTCGCGCAGCTCCCACCGCCGCGCGACGACGAAGTCGAAGCGCTCCTACGCCGCATCGGAGACCGCATCGAGGCGCTGGTGCAGCAGCAATGCGCTGATGCCATCGACGACGATGACCCCGATGCGCTGCAGCACTCGCGGAGGCCACCCAGCCGCCTCGTCGCCATCCATGGCAGACCCACCCGGCACCCCAGCCGCCGGCCCGGCCTCGCTGCTTTGCGCTCGACGGCTACTCGCTGCACGCCGACGTTGCAGTGGCCGCCGAGGATCGGCGTGGCTTGCGTCGGCTGCTCCGCTACGGTGCGCGACCGGCGCTGGCTGCCCGCCGTGTCTCGCTGTTAG
- a CDS encoding transposase yields the protein MAAEDRRGLRRLLRYGARPALAARRVSLLEGMVVYRLRKPTATGRTQLQMTPQQFIRRLAALTPPPWLNLIRFYGVFASAHRQRQAIAQRVAQQPRSGRRPVCLSAAAPPAVNRPP from the coding sequence GTGGCCGCCGAGGATCGGCGTGGCTTGCGTCGGCTGCTCCGCTACGGTGCGCGACCGGCGCTGGCTGCCCGCCGTGTCTCGCTGTTAGAGGGCATGGTCGTCTACAGGCTTCGCAAGCCCACCGCCACCGGACGGACGCAGCTTCAAATGACCCCGCAGCAGTTCATCCGGCGGCTTGCCGCCCTGACACCGCCACCTTGGCTCAATCTCATCCGCTTCTATGGCGTTTTCGCCTCCGCCCACCGCCAGCGCCAGGCTATCGCCCAGCGCGTCGCCCAACAGCCTCGATCCGGCCGACGACCCGTTTGCTTGTCCGCCGCTGCGCCCCCAGCAGTCAACCGACCGCCATGA